A window of Candidatus Dojkabacteria bacterium contains these coding sequences:
- a CDS encoding NUDIX hydrolase yields MPRTDAQGLGGSVEPGEDYPEGALRELEEETGIKSSDIEEFRMIGLFTFKGGKGTYWENGYEIGYFDATYSHADLPPCNEGDISWVGLDQLDSLDILDDTKAAIELFKEEVFGKVIESPYVGEFLESGRGCTDTILLAN; encoded by the coding sequence TTGCCCCGAACCGATGCACAGGGATTGGGGGGGAGCGTTGAGCCTGGTGAGGATTATCCTGAGGGTGCATTGAGAGAGCTTGAAGAGGAAACCGGAATAAAGAGTAGCGACATAGAAGAGTTCAGAATGATCGGCTTATTTACATTCAAGGGAGGAAAAGGCACTTACTGGGAGAATGGCTATGAGATCGGTTATTTCGATGCGACCTATTCACATGCCGATCTACCCCCTTGCAATGAAGGCGATATAAGCTGGGTTGGACTAGATCAACTCGATTCTCTTGATATTCTTGACGATACAAAGGCAGCGATTGAGCTTTTTAAAGAGGAAGTGTTTGGCAAGGTGATTGAGTCACCCTATGTTGGAGAGTTTCTTGAATCGGGAAGGGGTTGTACGGATACAATTCTGCTTGC